One window from the genome of Zonotrichia leucophrys gambelii isolate GWCS_2022_RI chromosome 27, RI_Zleu_2.0, whole genome shotgun sequence encodes:
- the LOC135458442 gene encoding keratin, type I cytoskeletal 12-like isoform X2, protein MQNLNDRLAAYLDKVRSLEDANTELERKIREWYEKNGPGTGTPGSGNDYSKFYPIIEDLRNKIINATIDNARIILQVDNARLAADDFRLKYENEVALRQSVEADINGLRRVLDELTMTRADLEMQIESLNEELAYLKKNHEEELQGIQSSEFGQVSVEMDAAPGTDLTKLLNDMRGQYEVIAEQNRKEAEAWFNEKSGELKREISTHTEQLQSGKSEITDLKRTLQSLEIELQSQLAMKKSLEDTLAETEGGYCAQLSQIQMQIGNLESQLFQVRADMERQNAEYQQLLDIKTRLEMEIETYRRLLDGEGAGQAVTLESSSLTGSKSQTQSLDSSQDPTKTRKIKTIVEEVVDGKVVASHVKEVEEKI, encoded by the exons ATGCAGAACCTCAACGACCGTCTGGCCGCATACCTGGACAAAGTGAGGTCCCTGGAGGATGCCAACACTGAGCTGGAGCGCAAAATCCGTGAATGGTATGAGAAAAATGGCCCTGGCACTGGTACCCCTGGATCTGGGAATGACTACAGTAAATTCTACCCCATCATTGAAGATCTTCGAAATAAG ATCATCAATGCAACCATCGACAACGCGAGGATCATTCTGCAGGTCGATAATGCCAGACTGGCTGCTGATGACTTCAGACTGAA ATATGAGAATGAAGTGGCTCTTCGGCAGAGCGTGGAGGCTGACATCAATGGTCTGCGCAGAGTCCTGGATGAGCTGACCATGACCAGGGCAGATCTGGAGATGCAGATTGAAAGCCTGAATGAAGAACTGGCTTATCTCAAGAAGAATCATGaagag GAGCTTCAGGGCATCCAAAGCAGTGAATTTGGCCAAGTCAGTGTGGAAATGGACGCTGCTCCAGGGACTGATCTGACCAAGCTTCTGAATGATATGAGAGGACAATACGAAGTCATTGCCGAGCAAAACCGTAAAGAGGCCGAAGCGTGGTTCAATGAAAAA AGCGGGGAGCTGAAAAGGGAAATCTCCACTcacactgagcagctccagtCAGGAAAGAGCGAGATCACAGATTTGAAAAGGACTCTCCAGAGCTTGGAAATAGAGCTGCAGTCTCAGCTCGCCATG aaaaaatccCTGGAAGACACTTTAGCAGAAACAGAAGGTGGTTACTGCGCTCAGCTGTCACAAATCCAAATGCAGATCGGGAACCTGGAGTCGCAGCTTTTCCAGGTCAGGGCTGACATGGAGCGCCAGAACGCCGAGTACCAGCAGCTCCTAGACATCAAGACTCGCCTGGAAATGGAGATTGAAACCTACCGGCGCCTGCTGGATGGAGA GGGTGCTGGACAGGCAGTTACACTTGAAAGCTCATCCCTGACAGGGTCCAAATCTCAAACACAATCACTGGACTCTTCTCAAG ATCCAACCAAAACTAGAAAGATCAAGACAATTGTCGAAGAAGTGGTAGATGGAAAAGTTGTTGCATCCCACGTTAAGGAAGTTGAAGAGAAGATATGA
- the LOC135458442 gene encoding keratin, type I cytoskeletal 12-like isoform X1, with the protein MALSVRTSGGSRQFSSRSGIGGGSLRMSSSGGGGGFGGSGLGFGGGSGGGFGAASMLGSSSGFGGGFGGSSGAGLGSSLSSGFGGSYGGGLGAGYGSGLGSGFGGGLGSGFGSSSGAAFGSGFGGGLGTGYGGGFGPAGAGDGGILSGSKKETMQNLNDRLAAYLDKVRSLEDANTELERKIREWYEKNGPGTGTPGSGNDYSKFYPIIEDLRNKIINATIDNARIILQVDNARLAADDFRLKYENEVALRQSVEADINGLRRVLDELTMTRADLEMQIESLNEELAYLKKNHEEELQGIQSSEFGQVSVEMDAAPGTDLTKLLNDMRGQYEVIAEQNRKEAEAWFNEKSGELKREISTHTEQLQSGKSEITDLKRTLQSLEIELQSQLAMKKSLEDTLAETEGGYCAQLSQIQMQIGNLESQLFQVRADMERQNAEYQQLLDIKTRLEMEIETYRRLLDGEFVGAGQAVTLESSSLTGSKSQTQSLDSSQDPTKTRKIKTIVEEVVDGKVVASHVKEVEEKI; encoded by the exons ATGGCCCTTTCCGTGCGCACGAGCGGCGGGTCCCGGCAGTTCTCCTCTCGCAGCGGAATCGGAGGGGGATCTCTGAGGATGTCCAGTTCTGGTGGTGGAGGAGGCTTTGGTGGCAGCGGGCTTGGCTTTGGTGGGGGGTCTGGTGGAGGCTTTGGTGCAGCTTCTATGTTGGGTTCAAGCTCTGGCTTTggtgggggctttgggggcagctCAGGCGCAGGACTGGGGAGCAGCTTAAGCAGTGGTTTTGGTGGAAGCTATGGAGGTGGTTTGGGTGCTGGCTATGGAAGTGGCTTAGGCAGTGGGtttgggggaggtttgggaAGTGGTTTTGGCAGCAGTTCAGGTGCTGCTTTTGGAAGTGGCTTTGGTGGTGGCTTAGGGACTGGTTATGGAGGTGGGTTtggccctgctggtgctggggatggtggCATTCTTTCTGGCTCAAAAAAAGAGACAATGCAGAACCTCAACGACCGTCTGGCCGCATACCTGGACAAAGTGAGGTCCCTGGAGGATGCCAACACTGAGCTGGAGCGCAAAATCCGTGAATGGTATGAGAAAAATGGCCCTGGCACTGGTACCCCTGGATCTGGGAATGACTACAGTAAATTCTACCCCATCATTGAAGATCTTCGAAATAAG ATCATCAATGCAACCATCGACAACGCGAGGATCATTCTGCAGGTCGATAATGCCAGACTGGCTGCTGATGACTTCAGACTGAA ATATGAGAATGAAGTGGCTCTTCGGCAGAGCGTGGAGGCTGACATCAATGGTCTGCGCAGAGTCCTGGATGAGCTGACCATGACCAGGGCAGATCTGGAGATGCAGATTGAAAGCCTGAATGAAGAACTGGCTTATCTCAAGAAGAATCATGaagag GAGCTTCAGGGCATCCAAAGCAGTGAATTTGGCCAAGTCAGTGTGGAAATGGACGCTGCTCCAGGGACTGATCTGACCAAGCTTCTGAATGATATGAGAGGACAATACGAAGTCATTGCCGAGCAAAACCGTAAAGAGGCCGAAGCGTGGTTCAATGAAAAA AGCGGGGAGCTGAAAAGGGAAATCTCCACTcacactgagcagctccagtCAGGAAAGAGCGAGATCACAGATTTGAAAAGGACTCTCCAGAGCTTGGAAATAGAGCTGCAGTCTCAGCTCGCCATG aaaaaatccCTGGAAGACACTTTAGCAGAAACAGAAGGTGGTTACTGCGCTCAGCTGTCACAAATCCAAATGCAGATCGGGAACCTGGAGTCGCAGCTTTTCCAGGTCAGGGCTGACATGGAGCGCCAGAACGCCGAGTACCAGCAGCTCCTAGACATCAAGACTCGCCTGGAAATGGAGATTGAAACCTACCGGCGCCTGCTGGATGGAGAGTTTGT GGGTGCTGGACAGGCAGTTACACTTGAAAGCTCATCCCTGACAGGGTCCAAATCTCAAACACAATCACTGGACTCTTCTCAAG ATCCAACCAAAACTAGAAAGATCAAGACAATTGTCGAAGAAGTGGTAGATGGAAAAGTTGTTGCATCCCACGTTAAGGAAGTTGAAGAGAAGATATGA